One segment of Yersinia kristensenii DNA contains the following:
- the hcp gene encoding hydroxylamine reductase, translated as MFCVQCEQTIRTPAANGCSYAQGMCGKTAETSDLQDLLVAVLQGLSAWALTARELGIIDHEIDSFAPRAFFSTLTNVNFDSDRIVGYAKEAILLRQSLAIRCRLIDHQIAVDHPLAELQLLSDDIPTLQQQAQQFALNTDKAEVGDDIHGLRMLCLYGLKGAAAYMEHAHVLGQFDEQIYADYHAYMAWLGTQPRDVDTLLNNAMGIGKMNFNVMAILDHGETQAYGDPQPTAVNVRPVAGKAILISGHDLKDLQMLLEQTQGTGVNIYTHGEMLPAHGYPELKRYSHLVGNYGSGWQNQQTEFAKFPGPILMTSNCIIDPNVGNYGDRIWTRSIVGWPGVNHLEGEDFAPVIEQALGMAGFPYNELEHLITVGFGRQTLLNAADTVIDLVATKKLRHVFLVGGCDGSRTERSYFTDFARSVPQDCIIMTLACGKYRFNKLDFGTLEGLPRLLDVGQCNDAYSAIMLAVKLSEKLGCTVNDLPLSLVLSWFEQKAIVILLTLLSLGVKNIYTGPTAPGFLTDNLMAILYEKFGMRPITTVEQDMNAILGH; from the coding sequence ATGTTCTGTGTGCAATGTGAACAAACCATCCGAACACCTGCGGCTAATGGCTGCTCCTACGCGCAAGGGATGTGCGGAAAAACCGCCGAAACCTCTGATTTACAAGACTTATTAGTCGCTGTGTTGCAAGGCCTTTCAGCTTGGGCATTAACCGCCCGCGAGCTGGGCATTATTGACCATGAGATTGACAGTTTTGCACCCAGAGCCTTTTTCTCCACACTGACCAATGTGAACTTTGACTCAGACCGCATCGTCGGTTATGCCAAAGAAGCCATTTTATTACGCCAATCATTAGCTATTCGCTGCCGTCTCATTGACCACCAGATTGCGGTCGATCACCCGTTGGCCGAACTGCAACTGTTATCTGACGATATCCCGACCCTGCAACAACAAGCGCAGCAATTTGCTCTTAATACTGATAAAGCCGAGGTCGGTGATGATATTCATGGTCTGCGAATGTTGTGTTTATATGGCCTAAAAGGAGCAGCGGCTTATATGGAACACGCCCATGTATTGGGCCAGTTTGATGAACAAATTTATGCGGATTATCATGCCTATATGGCTTGGTTAGGTACCCAACCGCGTGATGTCGATACCTTACTGAATAACGCCATGGGCATTGGCAAAATGAACTTCAATGTCATGGCTATTTTGGATCACGGCGAAACTCAAGCTTACGGCGATCCGCAACCAACCGCCGTTAACGTGCGCCCGGTAGCCGGTAAAGCTATTCTGATTTCGGGGCATGATCTCAAAGACTTACAAATGTTACTGGAGCAGACTCAGGGAACCGGGGTGAATATTTATACTCACGGCGAAATGCTGCCCGCTCACGGTTACCCAGAGTTAAAACGCTACTCACATCTGGTCGGTAACTACGGCAGTGGCTGGCAGAACCAGCAAACAGAGTTTGCTAAATTCCCCGGCCCAATCCTGATGACATCCAACTGTATTATTGACCCGAATGTGGGGAATTACGGAGACCGCATTTGGACTCGTAGTATTGTTGGCTGGCCGGGTGTCAATCACTTGGAAGGTGAGGATTTCGCCCCCGTTATTGAACAAGCACTGGGTATGGCGGGGTTCCCATACAATGAGCTGGAACACCTGATTACTGTCGGCTTTGGTCGCCAAACCTTACTCAATGCCGCGGATACTGTCATTGATCTGGTTGCCACGAAAAAACTGCGCCATGTCTTTTTGGTCGGTGGCTGTGATGGTAGCCGCACAGAACGTAGCTATTTCACTGATTTTGCCCGCAGTGTTCCGCAAGATTGCATCATCATGACCTTAGCTTGTGGGAAGTATCGCTTCAATAAACTGGATTTTGGGACTTTAGAAGGGTTGCCGCGCCTGCTGGATGTCGGCCAATGCAATGATGCTTATTCTGCCATTATGCTGGCGGTTAAGTTGTCAGAAAAACTGGGTTGCACTGTCAATGACCTGCCACTCAGCCTGGTGCTGTCATGGTTTGAGCAAAAAGCCATTGTTATTCTGCTGACTTTGTTGTCATTGGGTGTGAAGAATATTTACACCGGCCCGACTGCGCCGGGTTTCTTGACCGACAATCTGATGGCAATCCTCTATGAGAAATTTGGTATGCGCCCAATTACCACAGTAGAACAGGATATGAACGCAATTCTGGGTCATTAA
- a CDS encoding ATP-dependent endonuclease, whose translation MYLERVDIVGFRGINRISLNLDDNTVLIGENAWGKSSLLDALTLLLSPEPQLYHFTSQDFYHPAGDENAKERHLQIIFTFCEKDIGHWRAPRYRQLAPLWIKNDDDLHRIYYRIEGELADDGTVCTWRTFLDLDGRPLELHDIEKLARGVIRIHPVLRLRDARFIRRLRSTATENNHQPDKVNQPDKVALNQQLDQLSRELVRRPQKLTNAELRQGLEAMRQLLEHYFAEQGSQSVGLRNPHRPQPEREAWLALDSINRMVAEPNSRSMRLILLGMFSTLLQAKGPLSLDPHARPLLLVEDPETRLHPIMLSVAWGLLSQLPLQRITTTNSGELISLVPVESICRLVRESSRVATYRIGPRGMSAEDSRRIAFHIRFNRPSALFARCWLMVEGETEIWLLNDLARQCGYHFEAEGVKVIEFAQSGLRPLLKFANRMGIQWHALTDGDDAGKKYAATVRTMADDGRDHERDRLTILPAPDMEHFLYRSGFDEVYHRISGIPANAKMQPRRVIEKAIHRTSKPDLAIEVTSYARERGVEFIPPLLKKMFSRVVWLARGRAD comes from the coding sequence ATGTATCTTGAGCGTGTAGATATTGTCGGTTTTCGCGGTATTAACCGTATTTCATTGAACCTTGATGATAATACAGTGCTGATCGGTGAGAATGCCTGGGGTAAATCCAGCTTATTAGATGCTCTTACATTACTTTTGTCCCCCGAACCTCAACTTTATCATTTTACCTCGCAGGATTTTTATCATCCGGCAGGTGATGAGAATGCTAAAGAACGTCATTTACAAATTATTTTCACCTTTTGCGAGAAAGATATTGGCCATTGGCGCGCCCCCCGCTATCGCCAGTTAGCCCCGCTATGGATAAAAAATGACGATGATTTACACCGTATTTATTACCGTATTGAAGGTGAATTAGCTGACGATGGCACAGTGTGTACCTGGCGTACTTTCCTTGATTTAGACGGGCGTCCACTGGAGTTACACGATATCGAAAAGCTGGCGCGTGGGGTGATTCGGATTCATCCGGTATTACGCCTGCGAGATGCGCGTTTTATCCGCCGGTTGCGTAGCACTGCCACTGAAAATAACCATCAGCCGGATAAAGTAAATCAGCCGGATAAAGTGGCGTTGAACCAGCAATTGGACCAATTAAGCCGCGAACTGGTTCGTCGCCCACAGAAATTGACGAATGCCGAACTGCGCCAGGGCTTGGAGGCGATGCGCCAACTGCTAGAACACTATTTTGCCGAACAAGGTTCGCAGTCTGTGGGGCTGCGTAATCCTCATCGCCCGCAACCTGAACGCGAAGCCTGGCTCGCTCTCGATAGTATTAACCGTATGGTGGCTGAGCCAAACAGCCGCAGTATGCGATTGATACTTCTAGGAATGTTTTCAACCTTACTGCAAGCAAAAGGGCCATTGAGCCTTGATCCCCATGCCCGTCCATTACTGCTGGTGGAAGACCCGGAAACGCGTCTACACCCGATTATGTTGTCCGTCGCTTGGGGATTACTCAGCCAACTTCCCCTCCAGCGCATCACCACGACAAATTCGGGAGAGTTAATTTCATTAGTACCGGTAGAGAGTATTTGTCGATTGGTGCGCGAATCGTCCAGGGTTGCCACTTACCGCATTGGCCCTCGCGGTATGAGTGCCGAAGATAGCCGCCGCATTGCTTTTCATATTCGTTTCAATCGTCCCTCCGCTTTGTTTGCCCGTTGTTGGCTGATGGTTGAGGGAGAAACTGAAATTTGGTTGCTTAATGATCTTGCTCGCCAATGTGGCTATCACTTTGAAGCGGAAGGTGTAAAAGTGATTGAGTTTGCTCAGAGCGGCCTGCGTCCGTTACTGAAGTTTGCCAACAGAATGGGAATACAATGGCATGCCCTGACTGATGGCGATGATGCAGGGAAAAAGTATGCGGCAACTGTACGGACGATGGCGGATGATGGGCGCGATCACGAGCGGGATCGTTTGACCATTTTACCCGCCCCGGATATGGAGCACTTTTTATATCGCTCAGGTTTTGATGAGGTATATCACCGGATTTCCGGTATTCCGGCAAATGCTAAAATGCAGCCACGCAGAGTGATCGAAAAAGCCATTCATCGCACTTCGAAGCCGGATTTAGCCATTGAAGTGACCAGCTATGCCAGAGAGCGGGGCGTTGAGTTTATCCCTCCGCTGCTGAAAAAAATGTTTTCCCGCGTAGTCTGGCTGGCGCGTGGCCGAGCTGACTAG
- the hcr gene encoding NADH oxidoreductase, protein MTDFIPTDCPTALCPNRMQVHSMVQETPDVWSLLLINHDFYPYLPGQYALVSIRNSDETLRAYTLSSTPGLTPFIQLTVRCLSGGEGSQWLTQQLKKGDYLWLSDAQGEFTCANFDDDHYLMLAAGCGVTPVMSMCRYLLAQRPKADIRVIFNVRSPADVIFADAWQQLLQRYPQQLQLTLMAESGATEGFIAGRINAQIMQQVAPDIAHRRVMTCGPAPYMDWVEQYCREQAVPSHHFQREQFRPSDEVIDTSNELTMTISHPLRSVKVPVGTSLLFALEQHQVPVMAACRAGVCGSCKTRILHGEYTTTSSMTLTTDEIAQGYVLACSCQLHGNVQLA, encoded by the coding sequence ATGACTGACTTTATCCCTACTGATTGCCCAACCGCCCTCTGCCCCAACCGCATGCAAGTTCACTCCATGGTGCAAGAAACTCCTGATGTGTGGAGCTTGCTGTTGATTAATCATGATTTTTACCCTTATTTACCGGGGCAATATGCTTTGGTCAGCATTCGTAACAGTGATGAAACCTTGCGTGCGTATACACTTTCCTCTACGCCCGGTTTAACGCCATTTATCCAACTCACCGTGCGCTGCTTAAGCGGTGGCGAAGGCTCACAATGGCTGACTCAGCAGCTCAAAAAGGGGGATTATCTGTGGCTTTCGGATGCTCAGGGCGAGTTTACCTGCGCCAATTTTGATGATGACCACTACCTGATGCTTGCCGCTGGCTGCGGTGTTACGCCCGTGATGTCAATGTGCCGCTATCTATTGGCTCAGCGCCCTAAAGCCGATATCCGCGTGATTTTTAATGTTCGTTCACCAGCAGATGTGATTTTTGCAGATGCCTGGCAACAGTTGTTACAGCGCTATCCACAGCAATTACAACTGACATTGATGGCTGAATCAGGTGCAACGGAGGGATTTATTGCCGGACGAATTAATGCTCAGATCATGCAACAGGTCGCTCCAGATATTGCTCACCGCCGAGTAATGACTTGCGGGCCTGCGCCTTATATGGATTGGGTTGAGCAGTATTGCCGCGAACAAGCTGTTCCGAGTCACCATTTCCAGAGAGAGCAATTCCGACCCTCTGATGAAGTTATCGATACCAGCAATGAACTGACGATGACTATCAGTCACCCACTTCGCAGTGTGAAAGTTCCCGTTGGCACTTCACTGTTATTTGCACTGGAACAACACCAAGTACCAGTGATGGCGGCTTGCCGTGCGGGGGTTTGTGGCTCGTGTAAAACCCGTATTTTGCACGGCGAATACACCACCACCAGCTCCATGACCCTGACAACCGACGAAATTGCCCAAGGTTATGTTCTGGCTTGCAGTTGCCAGTTACACGGAAATGTCCAACTGGCTTAA
- a CDS encoding class I SAM-dependent methyltransferase: protein MTKNTMSDFSPSAELICILRAKSYGEKREGYKTDDYISLLISHSLTSFFSMTQKSFLMPGNILSPQIPAGSYEFLISRIKYIDEFFQLRASEFSNIFILGAGFDSRAIRFQNQLQQSRVYELDHPVSQSNKKEKLQELSIPTPQNLHYIPIDFNQQDLTDILQNLPVKKGEKNLFILEGLIMYLSSNTVDRIFSAIGTYAPTGSEIIFDYVYSDVLAGENTSYGSIEVFEGLKNIGEHWVFGIEKGSLPTFLNKYHIKLYDEADANILEQRFFTNKQGKSLGKLNKALAIAHGIK from the coding sequence ATGACAAAAAATACTATGTCAGATTTCTCACCCTCGGCTGAGCTAATCTGCATACTCAGAGCAAAATCTTATGGTGAAAAAAGAGAAGGATACAAAACAGATGATTATATCTCGCTATTAATTTCACACTCTTTAACCTCATTCTTTTCCATGACACAAAAATCATTTTTGATGCCAGGCAATATTCTCTCACCGCAGATACCTGCGGGCAGCTATGAATTTTTAATTAGCCGAATAAAATACATTGATGAATTCTTTCAATTACGTGCCAGTGAATTCTCCAACATTTTTATTCTGGGGGCCGGTTTTGACTCCAGGGCTATTCGCTTTCAGAATCAACTACAGCAAAGCCGGGTTTATGAGCTTGACCACCCAGTATCCCAGAGCAATAAAAAAGAAAAACTACAAGAACTTAGTATCCCAACCCCACAAAACTTACATTATATTCCCATTGATTTTAATCAACAGGATTTGACCGATATCTTACAAAATTTACCCGTCAAAAAAGGAGAAAAAAACCTATTTATACTGGAGGGGCTAATTATGTATCTCTCGTCCAACACGGTAGACCGTATCTTTTCAGCCATCGGCACTTATGCTCCTACTGGCAGTGAAATCATTTTCGATTATGTCTATTCCGATGTCCTCGCCGGCGAGAACACATCATATGGTTCGATAGAGGTTTTCGAAGGATTAAAAAATATCGGTGAGCACTGGGTTTTTGGCATCGAAAAAGGGAGCTTGCCGACATTTCTCAATAAATACCATATAAAGCTGTATGACGAAGCAGATGCCAACATTCTGGAGCAGCGTTTTTTCACTAATAAACAAGGGAAATCACTCGGGAAACTGAATAAAGCACTGGCCATTGCGCATGGAATTAAATGA
- a CDS encoding VirK/YbjX family protein, with the protein MHNINNTALIPDNINRWGLIALLFKGNQALGGSWQESQFRLKFIARALISPKLTFSLLGVLVKQPFLNSILRAQPDLPCKLHRPYLANTLNNRQKLAVLQDHFQLENQCMPELLRRNYLHHSPYKLTELTGKNEEKYALYLGVIPKLNKEGEITLMLANEQQQTLALLTFSLTYYQNKKTVFIGGLQGADHETPHSEIQVCTKACHGLFPKRLVLEATCYLAELMGITQIMAVGNGTHIYQNWRYRAKKKDKLHADYDNFWLSLGGEQSAEGYFNLPARIARKPIEDIPSKKRAEYRRRYQLLEQLEQGLATHFPRG; encoded by the coding sequence ATGCACAACATTAATAACACCGCATTAATCCCTGATAATATTAACCGTTGGGGGTTAATCGCATTGCTATTCAAAGGCAATCAAGCGCTGGGCGGTTCGTGGCAAGAATCTCAGTTTCGGCTTAAATTCATCGCCCGTGCCTTAATCAGCCCCAAACTGACCTTTAGCTTGCTAGGTGTATTGGTGAAGCAACCGTTTCTCAATAGCATCCTGCGTGCTCAACCGGATTTACCTTGCAAATTGCACCGCCCTTATTTGGCTAACACGCTAAATAATAGGCAAAAACTGGCTGTACTACAGGATCATTTCCAGTTGGAAAATCAGTGTATGCCAGAATTATTACGCCGCAACTATCTACACCATTCGCCGTATAAACTCACTGAGTTAACGGGCAAGAATGAGGAAAAGTATGCCCTTTATTTGGGCGTTATTCCCAAACTCAATAAAGAGGGTGAAATTACGCTGATGCTCGCTAATGAGCAACAACAAACCCTGGCATTACTCACATTCAGCCTCACTTATTATCAAAACAAAAAAACAGTGTTTATCGGTGGGTTGCAGGGGGCGGACCATGAAACGCCACACAGCGAAATTCAGGTCTGCACTAAAGCTTGTCATGGTTTATTCCCGAAACGTTTAGTCTTGGAGGCAACTTGCTACTTGGCAGAATTGATGGGGATAACACAGATTATGGCTGTAGGTAACGGCACGCATATTTATCAGAATTGGCGCTATCGGGCGAAAAAGAAAGATAAATTACATGCTGATTACGACAATTTCTGGCTCTCTCTGGGCGGAGAACAAAGCGCAGAAGGCTATTTCAATTTGCCCGCCAGAATTGCACGTAAGCCGATTGAGGATATTCCAAGTAAAAAACGCGCGGAATATCGTCGCCGTTATCAACTCCTTGAGCAACTCGAACAGGGCTTAGCCACGCATTTTCCGCGCGGCTAG
- a CDS encoding lysine exporter LysO family protein: MYSGLLIILLPLILGYLIPLSRKTLIQLINRLLSWMVYVILFFMGISLAFLENLSANLLLIFQYTGVFFLCIFCANLLALFLLERKAPWKNTHRQEVLPSRLHMALESLKLCGVVIVGFLLGLSQWEWLQFAAKGSELALILLLFLVGIQLRNSGMTLRQIVLNRRGAIVAFVVAFSALAGGILAAVLMDLPIKTGLAMASGFGWYSLSGILLTDSFGPVIGSAAFFNDLARELVAIMLIPTLVRSSRSTALGLCGATSMDFTLPVLQRSGGLEMVPAAIVHGFLLSLLAPILIAFFSS, translated from the coding sequence GTGTATTCAGGATTGTTGATCATTCTTTTGCCGTTAATTTTGGGTTATCTGATCCCACTCAGCCGCAAAACATTAATTCAATTGATCAACCGCTTATTAAGCTGGATGGTCTACGTTATTTTATTCTTTATGGGTATCAGCCTGGCGTTTCTGGAAAACCTGAGTGCGAATCTATTGCTTATTTTCCAATATACCGGCGTCTTTTTCCTGTGTATTTTTTGTGCCAATTTATTGGCGCTATTTTTACTTGAGCGCAAGGCACCTTGGAAAAATACCCACCGCCAGGAAGTATTACCGTCGCGCCTGCATATGGCGCTGGAATCATTGAAATTATGCGGCGTAGTGATTGTCGGCTTCTTATTGGGATTGAGCCAATGGGAGTGGTTGCAATTTGCCGCGAAAGGCAGTGAATTGGCGCTGATCTTGTTACTTTTCTTAGTCGGAATTCAATTGCGTAACAGTGGTATGACGCTACGCCAGATTGTATTGAACCGCCGTGGCGCTATTGTGGCCTTTGTCGTGGCATTTAGTGCATTGGCTGGCGGAATACTTGCTGCAGTATTGATGGATTTACCGATTAAGACCGGACTGGCGATGGCCTCTGGTTTTGGCTGGTATTCACTATCAGGAATTTTATTGACTGATTCATTCGGCCCAGTAATTGGGAGTGCTGCATTCTTCAATGATTTGGCGCGTGAACTGGTGGCCATCATGCTGATTCCAACGCTGGTGCGCAGCAGTCGTTCTACCGCGTTGGGCTTATGCGGCGCGACCTCAATGGACTTCACTCTGCCGGTATTGCAGCGCAGTGGTGGGCTGGAAATGGTGCCAGCAGCTATCGTACACGGTTTTTTACTGAGTTTACTCGCCCCAATATTGATTGCTTTCTTCTCTTCCTAA
- the ltaE gene encoding low-specificity L-threonine aldolase: MLIDLRSDTVTQPDVAMRNAMANAEVGDDVYGDDPTVNALEALAARLSGKEAALFLPTGTQANLVALLTHCQRGEEYIVGQKAHNYLYEAGGAAVLGSIQPQPIDANDDGTLPLDKVLAAIKPDDIHFAQTRLLSLENTHSGKVLPLSYLQQAWALTREKKLALHIDGARIFNAAVALNVPLSDITQYCDTLTICLSKGLGTPVGSLLCGSAEYIKRARRWRKMTGGGMRQAGILAAAGLYALEHNVARLKDDHDNALWLEQQLRSLGVQIVAPGAQTNVLYIQQSVEAAAKLGPWMREHGVLISAGPITRMITHLNISRSDLEKVVALWREFLTEQRS, encoded by the coding sequence ATGCTGATCGATTTACGCAGTGACACAGTCACACAACCTGATGTCGCGATGCGCAATGCCATGGCCAATGCCGAAGTCGGTGATGATGTGTACGGCGATGACCCGACGGTGAATGCTTTAGAGGCTTTGGCCGCCAGGTTATCCGGCAAAGAAGCCGCATTATTTCTGCCGACGGGCACACAAGCGAATCTGGTCGCACTGTTAACTCACTGTCAGCGCGGCGAAGAGTATATCGTCGGCCAAAAAGCGCATAATTATCTGTATGAAGCCGGTGGTGCCGCAGTGCTTGGCAGTATCCAGCCACAACCTATTGATGCAAATGATGACGGTACTTTGCCTCTGGATAAAGTCTTGGCGGCTATCAAGCCCGATGATATTCATTTTGCCCAAACCCGGCTGTTGAGTCTGGAAAATACCCACAGCGGCAAAGTCTTGCCACTGAGTTACTTGCAGCAAGCATGGGCATTGACCCGCGAGAAAAAACTGGCGTTACATATTGATGGTGCTCGTATTTTTAATGCTGCTGTAGCGCTGAATGTCCCCCTGAGTGACATTACCCAATATTGCGATACCCTGACAATTTGTCTATCAAAAGGGTTGGGAACCCCAGTTGGCTCGCTATTATGTGGCAGTGCAGAATACATTAAACGCGCACGCCGTTGGCGTAAAATGACCGGCGGTGGTATGCGCCAGGCGGGAATTTTGGCGGCGGCGGGGCTGTATGCACTAGAGCACAATGTCGCCCGGTTAAAAGATGACCACGATAATGCCCTCTGGCTGGAGCAACAACTGCGCTCATTAGGTGTGCAGATAGTGGCTCCGGGGGCGCAAACGAATGTGCTGTATATTCAGCAATCTGTCGAGGCCGCCGCTAAACTTGGCCCTTGGATGCGCGAGCATGGCGTATTAATCAGTGCTGGGCCAATCACCAGAATGATTACTCACCTTAATATCAGCCGCAGTGACCTGGAAAAAGTGGTGGCGTTATGGCGCGAGTTTTTAACCGAGCAGCGCTCATGA
- the poxB gene encoding ubiquinone-dependent pyruvate dehydrogenase: protein MKQTVATLVAKTLEQAGVKRIWGVTGDSLNGLSDSLHRMGTIEWLGTRHEEVAAFAAGAEAQLTGQLAVCAGSCGPGNLHLINGLFDCHRNHVPVLAIAAHIPSSEIGSGYFQETHPQELFRECSHYCELVSNPEQLPRVLEIAMRKAILNRGVSVIVLPGDVALQPAPEDAAVVWQTPKLPLVQPLMSELNILAETLNKAKNITLMCGSGCADAHDEVVKLAEMLQAPVVHALRGKEHIEWDNPYSVGMTGLIGFASGYHAMMNADTLVLLGTQFPYRAFYPTHANIIQIDINPGSIGAHCPVNMALVGDIKTTLGALLPQLDAKSDNTFLTKALEHYRTTRKDLDGLATANDNQPIHPQYLAQQISRHATDDAIFTCDVGTPTVWAARYLEMNGKRRLLGSFNHGSMANAMPQAIGAQATDLNRQVVALCGDGGFTMLMGDFLTLAQLKLPVKIVVFNNSVLGFVAMEMKAGGYLTDGTDLHNPDFAAIANAAGIKGIRVEKASELDIALESAFAHPGPVLLDVVTAKQELSMPPQIKFEQAKGFSLYMLRAIINGRGDEVVELAKTNWLR from the coding sequence ATGAAGCAAACCGTGGCAACACTGGTCGCAAAAACGTTGGAGCAAGCAGGTGTTAAGCGCATTTGGGGTGTCACCGGCGACTCACTCAATGGGTTGAGTGATAGCTTACACCGCATGGGAACAATCGAGTGGTTGGGAACTCGCCATGAAGAAGTGGCCGCTTTTGCTGCGGGCGCTGAAGCACAGCTCACCGGGCAACTCGCGGTCTGCGCAGGGTCCTGTGGCCCTGGAAACTTACATCTGATTAATGGTTTATTTGATTGCCATCGTAATCATGTTCCGGTGCTGGCAATCGCCGCGCATATTCCCTCGAGTGAAATTGGCAGCGGGTATTTTCAAGAAACCCACCCACAAGAACTGTTCCGCGAATGCAGTCATTACTGTGAATTGGTTTCGAATCCTGAACAATTGCCGCGCGTCTTAGAAATTGCCATGCGCAAAGCCATTCTTAACCGCGGTGTTTCCGTGATTGTGCTGCCGGGCGATGTCGCGCTCCAGCCCGCCCCAGAAGACGCCGCCGTGGTGTGGCAAACCCCTAAACTGCCGTTGGTTCAGCCACTAATGAGTGAGTTGAATATATTGGCTGAAACATTGAACAAAGCCAAAAATATCACGCTAATGTGCGGCAGTGGTTGCGCAGATGCCCATGATGAAGTGGTAAAATTGGCTGAAATGCTGCAAGCCCCTGTGGTACATGCCCTGCGGGGTAAAGAACATATTGAGTGGGACAATCCTTACAGTGTGGGCATGACCGGGCTGATTGGTTTCGCCTCCGGTTATCATGCCATGATGAATGCCGATACCTTGGTGCTACTAGGGACTCAATTCCCTTACCGCGCATTTTATCCCACCCATGCAAACATCATCCAGATTGATATCAACCCCGGCAGCATCGGCGCTCACTGCCCGGTCAATATGGCGCTGGTCGGGGATATCAAAACCACCCTCGGCGCACTGTTACCGCAATTAGACGCTAAAAGTGATAATACGTTTTTGACCAAAGCGCTTGAGCACTATCGTACCACCCGCAAAGATCTCGACGGGCTGGCAACCGCCAATGACAATCAGCCAATTCATCCACAATATCTGGCGCAACAAATCAGCCGCCATGCCACCGATGACGCCATTTTTACCTGTGATGTTGGCACCCCAACCGTGTGGGCCGCTCGCTATCTGGAGATGAATGGAAAGCGCCGTTTGCTCGGCTCGTTTAACCACGGTTCGATGGCCAACGCCATGCCACAAGCTATCGGCGCACAAGCAACTGATTTGAATAGGCAAGTTGTGGCATTATGCGGAGACGGCGGTTTCACCATGTTAATGGGGGATTTCCTCACTCTGGCACAACTAAAATTGCCGGTGAAGATTGTGGTGTTTAATAATAGTGTGCTGGGCTTTGTCGCGATGGAAATGAAAGCCGGTGGTTATTTGACGGATGGTACCGACCTACATAATCCAGACTTTGCCGCTATCGCCAATGCGGCGGGTATTAAAGGCATTCGGGTAGAAAAAGCCTCCGAGCTGGATATCGCACTGGAAAGTGCTTTTGCCCACCCAGGGCCGGTCTTGCTAGATGTGGTCACTGCCAAGCAAGAGTTGTCGATGCCACCACAAATCAAGTTTGAGCAAGCTAAAGGATTCAGCCTTTATATGCTTAGAGCTATAATTAATGGCCGAGGTGATGAAGTAGTAGAATTGGCGAAAACTAACTGGCTGCGTTAA